The following are encoded together in the Mammaliicoccus vitulinus genome:
- a CDS encoding ABC-F family ATP-binding cassette domain-containing protein gives MEAYKIEKLNKQYGDKVIFDDLDLSVSYKERIGLVGINGTGKSTLLKVIANIDDDYDAKISYPNQYEIAYASQKPELDATLTVIDEVLNNETEMTKVIAQYENALNQYQQTADPKDLDLMMKYQSDMDRLNAWDYSADVKTILSKLGINDYLKKISTLSGGQQKRVALAKELIRKPDLLLLDEPTNHLDIEGIEWLVNYVKQYPHTIMFVTHDRHFLNQVSTRIVELSNGKLTSYPGNYESYIEARAEKEEIEAQQNVKKKALYKQELHWMRQGAKARSTKQQARINRFNDLEDDLSNKKTQGEASLNLAHSRLGKQVFELEDVSKSIGDRTLFDPFTTIIQKGDRIGIVGGNGAGKTTLLNIISGLDQTFDGNLITGQTVKIAYFKQQDESLTSDERMIDYLREESEVAKEKDGTVVSVTQLLERFLFPSQTHGTRINKLSGGEQKRLYLLKLLVHEPNVLILDEPTNDLDTETLTILEAYINEFGGTVITVSHDRYFLNKVANKYWYIHDKQIEPMLGTFEDYLAYKRTVDKKSSQQHKEAQKAESKSKPTGRLSFKEKRELEQLEENIEYIETRLEKIEQEMVEHATNYEKLNELTNEKTSIEAQYEEDYKRWSSLSDRL, from the coding sequence ATGGAAGCATATAAAATTGAAAAACTTAATAAGCAATACGGTGACAAGGTTATTTTTGATGATTTAGATTTATCCGTTTCATACAAAGAGCGCATTGGACTCGTTGGTATAAATGGAACAGGTAAGAGTACTTTGCTTAAAGTGATAGCAAATATTGATGACGATTATGATGCGAAAATATCTTATCCTAATCAATATGAAATAGCATATGCGAGCCAGAAACCCGAACTCGATGCGACTTTAACTGTAATAGATGAAGTGTTGAATAATGAAACTGAAATGACAAAAGTCATTGCCCAATACGAAAACGCTTTAAATCAATATCAACAGACTGCCGATCCTAAAGATTTAGATCTTATGATGAAATACCAATCGGATATGGATCGATTAAATGCATGGGATTACAGTGCAGACGTTAAAACTATTCTATCAAAACTAGGCATAAATGACTATCTTAAAAAAATATCGACATTAAGCGGTGGTCAACAAAAAAGAGTTGCACTAGCAAAAGAATTGATACGTAAACCAGATTTATTATTATTAGATGAACCAACAAACCATTTAGATATTGAAGGAATTGAATGGCTCGTTAATTATGTAAAACAATATCCTCATACAATCATGTTTGTTACACATGATCGTCACTTTTTAAATCAAGTTTCTACTAGAATTGTAGAACTTTCAAATGGTAAATTGACAAGCTATCCAGGTAACTATGAGTCTTATATTGAAGCAAGAGCTGAGAAAGAAGAGATAGAAGCTCAACAAAATGTTAAGAAAAAAGCACTTTATAAACAAGAATTACACTGGATGAGACAAGGCGCTAAAGCTCGTTCAACTAAACAACAAGCAAGAATCAACAGATTTAATGATTTAGAAGATGATTTGTCTAATAAAAAGACACAAGGAGAGGCAAGTTTAAATTTAGCGCACTCACGTTTAGGTAAACAAGTCTTTGAATTAGAGGATGTCTCTAAATCAATAGGTGACAGAACTTTATTTGATCCATTTACAACAATTATACAAAAGGGCGATAGAATTGGAATTGTTGGGGGAAATGGAGCAGGTAAAACAACATTGCTTAACATTATAAGTGGCTTAGATCAAACATTTGACGGTAACTTGATTACAGGTCAAACGGTTAAAATAGCATACTTTAAACAGCAAGACGAAAGTTTAACTTCTGACGAAAGAATGATTGATTACTTGAGAGAAGAAAGTGAAGTAGCGAAAGAGAAAGATGGGACAGTTGTATCAGTTACCCAGTTGCTTGAAAGATTTCTATTTCCTAGTCAAACGCATGGCACTCGAATTAATAAGCTGTCAGGTGGCGAACAGAAGAGACTATATCTACTTAAATTGTTAGTACATGAGCCTAATGTATTAATTTTAGATGAACCAACAAATGATCTAGACACTGAAACATTAACGATACTTGAAGCTTATATTAATGAATTTGGTGGAACAGTTATAACTGTAAGCCATGATAGATACTTTTTAAATAAAGTGGCTAATAAATATTGGTATATTCATGACAAACAAATCGAACCAATGTTAGGTACTTTTGAAGATTATTTAGCGTACAAAAGAACGGTTGATAAAAAATCTTCACAACAACATAAAGAAGCACAAAAAGCTGAATCGAAATCTAAACCAACTGGTAGATTATCATTTAAAGAAAAACGAGAACTTGAACAACTAGAAGAGAATATTGAATATATTGAAACAAGATTAGAAAAGATTGAACAAGAAATGGTTGAACATGCGACAAATTATGAAAAGTTAAACGAACTGACAAATGAAAAAACATCAATTGAAGCGCAATACGAAGAAGATTATAAGCGTTGGTCATCCTTATCAGACAGATTATAA
- a CDS encoding ZIP family metal transporter has product MQDFFIELPPYLHALFAGIITWLLTAFGASFVYLFKDIDTKVINTMQGFAAGVMIAASFWSLLQPSIEQSSNSAMPWLPAAIGFLLGGLFIRLLDFVIPHAHQNAVDKSQKVEGPDTQLGKNTLLFLAITLHNIPEGMAIGVAFGGVATGNNGATLLGALGLAIGIGIQNIPEGAALSMPIRASGLTRWKSFNYGQASALVEPVFAMLGALLVVIAAPVLPYALAFAAGAMIFVVVEELIPESQSGNNTDLATLGLMGGFTIMMILDVALG; this is encoded by the coding sequence ATGCAAGACTTTTTTATAGAACTACCACCATATTTACATGCATTATTTGCAGGTATCATCACATGGCTGTTAACTGCATTCGGTGCATCGTTCGTTTATTTGTTTAAAGATATAGATACAAAAGTAATCAATACTATGCAAGGATTTGCAGCAGGTGTCATGATTGCAGCTAGTTTTTGGTCATTATTACAACCTTCGATAGAGCAAAGTTCTAACTCCGCCATGCCATGGTTGCCAGCAGCAATCGGCTTTTTATTAGGTGGATTGTTCATTAGACTATTAGACTTCGTCATACCGCATGCACATCAAAACGCAGTCGATAAAAGTCAAAAAGTAGAAGGTCCTGATACTCAATTAGGAAAGAACACATTACTATTTTTAGCCATTACACTACATAATATTCCAGAAGGTATGGCAATAGGTGTAGCTTTTGGTGGGGTCGCAACTGGTAATAATGGTGCCACATTATTAGGTGCGCTCGGCTTAGCAATAGGTATTGGTATTCAAAACATTCCAGAAGGTGCAGCACTTTCAATGCCAATACGCGCTTCAGGATTAACAAGATGGAAGTCATTCAACTATGGTCAAGCTTCAGCATTAGTTGAGCCAGTATTCGCGATGTTAGGCGCATTACTTGTCGTCATCGCTGCACCTGTATTACCATATGCACTCGCATTTGCAGCCGGCGCAATGATATTCGTAGTTGTAGAAGAATTAATACCTGAATCACAATCTGGCAATAATACAGACTTAGCAACGTTAGGACTCATGGGCGGTTTTACGATCATGATGATACTAGACGTTGCATTAGGTTAA
- a CDS encoding IS1182 family transposase → MYKNYNMSQLTLPLDIEVLIPENDIAHFVNQIVETIPNEEFYEFTHVRGASSYHPKLMLKIILYSYTQSVFSGRRIESLLKDSVRMMWLSQNQTPSYRTINRFRVNPIIDRLLQSLFINFRTQLIEQNLIDEESIYIDGTKIEANANKYTFVWRKNTERFNKKVVEQSKEIYREAIVNEVIPELKGETQDITLETLYEFKNRLEEKIEDLNNDISNSKDVAERKTMRSERTEIKKTKKLLSENIDRQIKYKKQLDILGERNSYSKTDHDATFMRMKDDHMMNGQLKPGYNLQIATNSQFVLSYDLFPNPTDTRTLTPFLNNIRNNYFNLPNYIVADAGYGSEENYKTILDEFNRTPLITYSMYLKEQTKKYKENIYNTQNWKYDELRDEIICPSNRRLPFKRYTYRIDKYKYKRDFKLYESDNCNNCELFDLCRKNAYQSTNKKIMKNNVWEYFKHMTQKLLSKPETEKIYKQRKIDVEPVFGYLKAILGFTRVSLRGKTKVKRELGIALMATNIRKMVALRATKIKNYSKKSVNSYFLKNLRSFKLIWDVNVPDSCFCIET, encoded by the coding sequence ATGTATAAAAATTATAACATGTCTCAATTAACTCTACCACTAGATATTGAAGTTTTAATTCCAGAAAATGATATTGCTCATTTTGTAAATCAAATCGTAGAAACCATACCTAATGAAGAATTCTACGAATTTACTCACGTTCGTGGTGCATCCTCATATCACCCTAAATTAATGTTAAAGATTATACTTTATTCATATACACAATCTGTTTTTTCTGGAAGAAGAATTGAAAGTCTTCTTAAAGACAGTGTTCGTATGATGTGGTTGTCACAGAATCAAACACCTTCTTATCGAACGATAAATCGTTTCAGAGTTAATCCTATAATTGATCGATTATTACAATCACTATTTATAAATTTTAGAACACAACTCATAGAACAAAACCTTATTGATGAGGAAAGTATTTATATAGACGGTACTAAGATTGAAGCAAATGCCAATAAATACACTTTTGTTTGGAGAAAAAACACAGAAAGATTTAATAAAAAAGTGGTTGAACAATCGAAAGAAATCTATCGTGAAGCCATTGTAAATGAAGTAATACCTGAGTTAAAAGGTGAGACCCAAGATATTACACTTGAAACACTTTATGAATTCAAAAACAGATTAGAAGAAAAAATCGAAGATTTAAACAATGATATTAGCAACTCTAAAGATGTAGCAGAACGAAAAACGATGCGTTCAGAAAGAACGGAAATAAAAAAGACTAAAAAATTGTTAAGTGAAAATATCGATAGACAAATAAAGTATAAAAAACAATTGGATATATTAGGTGAAAGAAATAGCTATTCTAAAACAGATCATGATGCAACTTTTATGAGAATGAAAGATGACCACATGATGAACGGACAATTAAAACCAGGATACAATTTACAAATCGCAACAAATTCACAATTTGTTTTATCTTATGACCTATTTCCTAATCCAACTGATACTAGAACACTTACACCATTTTTAAATAATATTAGAAATAACTATTTTAATCTACCAAACTATATTGTCGCAGATGCTGGCTACGGCAGTGAGGAAAATTATAAAACGATTCTAGATGAATTTAACAGAACACCATTGATAACTTATAGTATGTACTTAAAAGAACAAACCAAGAAATATAAAGAAAACATATATAACACACAAAATTGGAAGTATGATGAACTTAGAGATGAAATCATATGTCCAAGCAATCGCAGATTGCCATTCAAACGATACACTTATCGAATCGATAAGTATAAATATAAACGAGATTTCAAGTTATATGAAAGTGATAATTGTAATAACTGCGAACTATTTGATTTATGTAGAAAAAATGCATACCAGAGTACAAATAAAAAAATAATGAAAAACAATGTGTGGGAATACTTTAAACATATGACACAAAAGTTGCTTTCAAAACCTGAAACTGAAAAAATCTACAAACAAAGAAAGATTGATGTAGAGCCAGTTTTTGGATATTTGAAGGCTATTTTGGGTTTCACTCGAGTTTCTCTTAGAGGGAAAACAAAAGTGAAACGTGAATTAGGGATTGCCTTAATGGCAACAAACATAAGAAAAATGGTAGCTCTAAGAGCTACCAAAATTAAAAATTATAGTAAAAAGAGCGTAAATTCTTATTTTTTAAAGAATTTACGCTCTTTTAAGTTAATCTGGGATGTTAATGTCCCAGACTCTTGTTTTTGTATAGAGACTTGA